In Thauera aromatica K172, one DNA window encodes the following:
- a CDS encoding dihydrofolate reductase: MNVPEIVIVAAVARNGVIGRDNGLPWRLKADLQHFRALTTGHPIVMGRKTWESLGRPLPGRRNMVVSRDPLFRADGAEVFPTPQAALAAAGSGHVFVIGGAQLYRATLPLADRLVLTEIQADVAGDAHFPPFDRSIYIEELRSSRKADADNQFDFDFVEYRRRGTAAG, from the coding sequence ATGAATGTTCCGGAAATCGTCATCGTCGCAGCCGTCGCCCGCAACGGCGTCATCGGCCGCGACAACGGCCTGCCCTGGCGCCTGAAAGCCGATCTGCAGCACTTTCGGGCGCTCACCACGGGCCACCCGATCGTGATGGGACGCAAGACCTGGGAGTCGCTCGGACGACCACTGCCCGGGCGGCGAAACATGGTCGTCAGCCGCGATCCCCTGTTCCGTGCCGACGGCGCCGAGGTATTCCCCACCCCGCAAGCGGCGCTCGCCGCCGCCGGCAGCGGGCACGTCTTCGTGATCGGCGGAGCCCAGCTGTATCGCGCCACGCTCCCCCTCGCCGACCGCCTGGTACTGACCGAAATCCAGGCGGACGTCGCGGGAGACGCGCACTTCCCCCCGTTCGACCGCAGCATCTACATCGAAGAGCTCCGCAGCTCCCGCAAGGCCGACGCGGACAATCAGTTCGACTTCGACTTCGTCGAATACCGCCGACGCGGGACAGCTGCCGGATAG
- a CDS encoding thymidylate synthase, producing MQQYLDLMRHVLEHGDSKTDRTGTGTLSVFGWQMRCRLQDGFPLLTTKKLHTRSIIHELLWFLQGDTNIRYLNEHGVSIWDEWADESGDLGPVYGKQWRRWEAADGRTIDQISRLVDGLKRNPDSRRHIVSAWNPGEVDRMALPPCHALFQLYVANGRLSCQLYQRSADIFLGVPFNIASYALLTHMLAQACELEVGDFVWTGGDCHLYTNHLEQAREQLARAPRPLPRLKLNPEVKDIFAFRLEDIALEGYDPHPHIKAPVAV from the coding sequence ATGCAACAGTATCTTGATTTGATGCGCCACGTGCTCGAGCACGGCGATTCGAAGACCGATCGGACCGGCACCGGCACCTTGTCGGTGTTCGGCTGGCAGATGCGCTGCCGCCTTCAAGACGGTTTTCCGCTGCTGACCACCAAGAAGCTGCATACACGCTCGATCATTCACGAGCTGCTGTGGTTTCTCCAGGGCGACACGAACATCCGCTACCTCAACGAGCACGGCGTGTCGATCTGGGATGAATGGGCGGACGAGAGCGGAGACCTCGGCCCGGTATACGGCAAGCAATGGCGCCGCTGGGAGGCTGCGGACGGGCGCACGATCGACCAGATTTCCCGCCTCGTCGACGGTCTGAAGCGCAATCCCGACTCCCGCCGGCACATCGTCTCCGCCTGGAACCCCGGCGAAGTCGACCGCATGGCACTGCCGCCCTGCCACGCCCTGTTCCAGCTCTACGTCGCCAACGGCCGCCTATCGTGCCAGCTCTATCAGCGCAGCGCGGACATCTTTCTCGGCGTCCCGTTCAACATCGCCTCCTATGCCCTCCTGACGCACATGCTGGCCCAGGCCTGCGAACTGGAAGTCGGAGATTTCGTGTGGACCGGAGGCGACTGCCACCTCTACACGAACCACTTGGAGCAGGCGCGCGAACAACTCGCCCGCGCCCCCCGCCCCCTTCCGAGGCTGAAACTGAATCCGGAGGTGAAGGACATCTTCGCCTTCCGCCTCGAAGACATTGCCCTCGAAGGCTACGACCCCCACCCTCACATCAAGGCCCCGGTCGCAGTATGA
- a CDS encoding IS630 family transposase, with the protein MRLPWLPPEALEHIRRQAFVLRKQGYTWSHIAEVCGVHVGTVLKWARRAQADSVDIVIKGGQRGRRHGSGRTLTLVQEEQLRLKIIGSNPAQLQLEFALWNRRAVMLAIKQLFGIDMPIRTVGEYLRRWGFTPQRPVKRALEQDPARLKAWLEDAYPKIVARAKTEDAEIYWGDETAIRQDSHWVRGYSMAGLTPELRLPAGRHGSTSMISAITNQGLVRFSFFEGAIDAERFIVFLKDLTQDAQRKVFLIVDNLRVHRANRVREWAAENTEKIELFYLPPYAPELNPDEYLNRDLKTTIRSGPIARTAAALLEKARKCMERIAAMPDRVRSYFSHEYVRYAQ; encoded by the coding sequence GTGCGATTGCCCTGGCTTCCGCCCGAAGCCCTGGAACACATTCGCCGCCAGGCATTTGTCCTGCGCAAGCAAGGTTACACGTGGTCGCACATCGCTGAGGTGTGCGGGGTTCACGTTGGCACTGTATTGAAATGGGCGCGGCGCGCCCAGGCCGACAGCGTCGACATCGTCATCAAGGGCGGGCAACGTGGCCGACGCCATGGTTCGGGTCGAACGCTGACGCTGGTTCAAGAGGAGCAGTTGCGTTTGAAGATCATCGGTTCGAATCCCGCCCAGCTTCAGCTTGAGTTCGCGCTGTGGAATCGTCGCGCGGTCATGCTCGCCATCAAGCAGCTCTTTGGCATCGACATGCCCATTCGCACGGTCGGTGAGTACCTTCGGCGCTGGGGCTTCACTCCGCAGCGGCCGGTCAAGCGTGCGCTCGAGCAGGATCCGGCCCGGCTCAAGGCGTGGCTCGAGGACGCGTACCCGAAGATCGTTGCGCGCGCCAAGACTGAGGATGCCGAGATCTACTGGGGGGACGAGACCGCCATTCGTCAGGACTCGCACTGGGTGCGCGGCTACTCGATGGCGGGACTGACGCCGGAGCTTCGACTGCCGGCCGGTCGCCATGGATCGACGTCGATGATCTCGGCGATCACCAACCAGGGGCTGGTGCGCTTCTCGTTCTTCGAGGGCGCCATCGATGCCGAACGCTTCATCGTCTTCTTGAAGGATCTGACCCAGGACGCCCAGCGCAAGGTGTTTCTGATCGTTGACAACCTGCGCGTGCATCGCGCCAACCGTGTCCGCGAGTGGGCGGCGGAAAACACCGAGAAGATCGAACTGTTTTACCTGCCGCCGTACGCGCCGGAACTCAACCCCGACGAATACCTGAACCGGGATCTGAAGACGACGATACGCTCCGGGCCGATTGCCAGGACCGCCGCCGCACTGCTCGAGAAGGCGCGCAAGTGCATGGAACGCATTGCTGCGATGCCGGATCGGGTGCGGTCGTATTTCAGTCATGAGTACGTTCGCTACGCTCAGTAA
- a CDS encoding DDE-type integrase/transposase/recombinase — protein MNTPTDPPQRDRWARLRFSIIGPLLAAPPAPGEVHDALATLAARTWRHPISALDVRFGLSTIERWYYAARSAADPIAALRDRPRPRGRFASLAPGVIDALVQQYREHPGWTAQLHLDNLRVALNGSGLSVPSYPTVRRYLKARGMFRQAAPKRTSVGAVLARDRLEQREVRSFELDHVSALWHLDFHHGARRVLTRAGTWEKPFLLGIVDDRSRLVCHLQWYLDESAQSLVHGLSQAFMKRGLPRALMTDNGAAMLADETVSGLSRLGVLHQTTLPYSPYQNAKQESFWGRVEGRLMPMLEGEPALTLELLNQATQAWVEHEYHRTLHSEIGATPLARYLAGPNVRRDCPTPTVLADAFRIEVPRRQRRADGTVTLHGRRFEIPSRYHALAVVHLRYARWDLTRVDLVDPHTGAVLCPITPLDKSANAERTRRPRAPTAVDLSPLPPSGMAPLLTQLLADYAATGLPPAYLPAPASPTEQDLA, from the coding sequence TTGAACACACCGACCGATCCCCCGCAACGCGATCGATGGGCGCGGCTGCGCTTCTCGATCATCGGCCCCTTGCTGGCCGCACCGCCCGCGCCGGGCGAGGTGCACGATGCGCTGGCCACGCTTGCCGCCCGCACCTGGCGCCATCCCATCAGCGCATTGGATGTACGCTTCGGGCTGTCGACGATCGAGCGCTGGTACTACGCCGCGCGCAGCGCCGCCGACCCGATCGCGGCGCTGCGCGACCGGCCACGCCCCCGGGGCCGCTTCGCGAGCCTGGCGCCGGGCGTCATCGACGCGCTGGTGCAGCAGTACCGCGAACACCCGGGCTGGACCGCGCAACTGCACCTGGACAATCTGCGCGTCGCGCTCAACGGCAGCGGACTATCCGTGCCGTCCTATCCGACGGTGCGTCGCTACCTCAAGGCCCGGGGGATGTTCCGTCAGGCGGCACCGAAGCGCACGAGCGTGGGCGCCGTGCTTGCCCGTGATCGGCTCGAGCAGCGCGAGGTGCGCAGCTTCGAGCTCGATCACGTGTCGGCGCTGTGGCATCTGGACTTCCACCACGGCGCGCGCCGCGTGCTCACCCGCGCGGGCACCTGGGAGAAGCCCTTCCTGCTGGGCATCGTGGACGACCGCTCACGCCTGGTCTGCCACCTGCAGTGGTACCTGGACGAGAGCGCGCAGAGCCTGGTCCATGGCCTGTCGCAGGCCTTCATGAAGCGCGGGCTGCCGCGCGCGCTGATGACCGACAACGGCGCGGCCATGCTCGCCGACGAGACGGTGTCGGGCTTGAGCCGGCTCGGGGTGCTGCACCAGACGACGCTGCCGTACTCGCCCTACCAGAACGCCAAACAGGAGTCCTTCTGGGGGCGCGTCGAGGGGCGGTTGATGCCCATGCTCGAGGGCGAGCCCGCGCTCACGCTGGAATTGCTCAATCAGGCGACCCAGGCCTGGGTCGAGCATGAGTATCACCGCACGCTGCACAGCGAGATCGGCGCGACACCGCTCGCACGCTATCTGGCCGGTCCCAACGTGCGCCGCGACTGTCCCACTCCCACGGTACTCGCCGACGCGTTCCGCATCGAGGTGCCACGACGCCAGCGGCGCGCCGACGGCACCGTGACCCTGCATGGGCGGCGCTTCGAGATCCCGTCGCGCTACCACGCGCTGGCCGTGGTGCACCTGCGCTATGCGCGCTGGGACCTGACCCGGGTCGATCTGGTCGATCCGCACACCGGCGCCGTGCTGTGCCCGATCACCCCACTCGACAAGTCGGCCAACGCCGAGCGCACGCGCCGGCCCCGCGCACCGACGGCGGTCGATCTGTCGCCGCTGCCGCCCTCGGGCATGGCGCCGCTGCTCACCCAGTTGCTCGCCGACTACGCCGCCACCGGCCTGCCGCCGGCCTATCTGCCTGCCCCCGCTTCCCCCACCGAACAGGATCTCGCATGA
- a CDS encoding ExeA family protein — protein sequence MNTKLLALYGLKWHPFTTEVHTEAIHVPARLEHFCWRIEQGLIGEGGFAMIHGDPGTGKSVALRLLAERLARIPDVTVGAITHPQSNLADFYREMGDLFGVPLRPHNRWGGFKALREAWFAHLESTRRRPVLLIDEAQEMSPAVLSELRLMASAKFDSQSLLCVVLAGDARLPEKLRREELIPLGSRIRTRLTTEAASREDLLACLQHLVSAAGNASLMSSTLMHTLCDHAVGNYRILTTMAAELLAVAAHRDLPQLDEKLYLDVFAPPETVAPRRAAARR from the coding sequence ATGAACACCAAACTGCTCGCCCTCTACGGGCTCAAGTGGCATCCCTTCACCACCGAGGTGCACACCGAGGCGATCCATGTGCCCGCGCGCCTCGAGCACTTCTGCTGGCGCATCGAGCAGGGCCTGATCGGCGAAGGGGGCTTTGCGATGATCCACGGTGACCCGGGCACCGGCAAAAGCGTGGCGCTGCGCCTGCTGGCCGAGCGCCTGGCCCGTATCCCCGATGTCACCGTCGGCGCGATCACGCACCCGCAGAGCAACCTTGCGGACTTCTATCGCGAGATGGGCGATCTCTTTGGCGTGCCGCTGCGCCCGCACAACCGCTGGGGCGGCTTCAAGGCGCTGCGCGAGGCGTGGTTCGCCCACCTGGAATCGACCCGGCGCCGCCCGGTGCTGCTCATCGACGAGGCCCAGGAGATGAGCCCGGCGGTGCTCTCGGAGTTGCGCCTGATGGCCAGCGCGAAGTTCGACTCGCAGTCGCTCCTGTGCGTGGTGCTCGCGGGCGATGCGCGCCTGCCCGAGAAGCTGCGCCGCGAGGAGCTCATCCCGCTGGGCTCGCGCATCCGCACCCGGCTCACCACCGAAGCGGCCAGTCGCGAGGACTTGCTCGCCTGCCTGCAGCATCTGGTGAGCGCGGCCGGCAACGCCAGCCTGATGAGCTCCACCCTCATGCACACGCTGTGCGATCACGCCGTCGGCAACTACCGCATCCTCACCACGATGGCCGCAGAGCTGCTCGCCGTGGCCGCACACCGCGACCTGCCTCAGCTCGACGAGAAGCTCTACCTCGACGTCTTTGCCCCACCCGAAACCGTCGCCCCGCGCCGGGCAGCGGCACGACGCTGA
- a CDS encoding amino acid aminotransferase, producing the protein MSASIFAAVEMAPRDPILGLNEAFAADTRAEKVNLGVGVYYDDNGKIPLLAAVRAAEKARLEAMPPRGYQPIEGLGAYNSAVQNLLFGKDSTLATSGQVVTVEALGGTGALKVGADYLKRLLPGATVYISDPSWENHRALFESAGFPVENYPYYDAATRGVNFAAMNAKLDSLQPGSIIVLHACCHNPTGADLSDAQWDEVVAVCRSRGLIPFLDMAYQGFADGIAADAVAVRAFSASGLQFFVSSSFSKSFSLYGERVGALSIVTASKEEAGRVLSQVKRVVRTNYSNPPTHGGAVVAAVLNSPELRQMWEDELAGMRERIRAMRTGLVEQLKAEGVAQDFSFVVKQRGMFSYTGLTAAQVEKLKADFGIYAVSTGRICLAALNSKNIGYVAKAIAQVVKS; encoded by the coding sequence ATGTCTGCTTCGATCTTCGCCGCCGTCGAGATGGCGCCCCGTGACCCGATCCTTGGCCTGAACGAGGCTTTCGCCGCCGACACCCGTGCCGAGAAAGTCAATCTCGGCGTCGGCGTGTACTACGACGACAACGGCAAGATCCCGCTGCTGGCCGCAGTGCGCGCCGCCGAAAAGGCCCGCCTCGAAGCCATGCCGCCGCGCGGCTACCAGCCGATCGAAGGCCTCGGCGCCTACAACAGCGCAGTGCAGAACCTGCTGTTCGGCAAGGACTCTACCCTCGCCACCAGCGGCCAGGTCGTCACCGTCGAAGCGCTCGGCGGCACCGGCGCGCTGAAGGTCGGCGCCGACTACCTGAAGCGCCTGCTGCCCGGGGCCACGGTCTACATTTCCGATCCGAGCTGGGAGAACCACCGCGCCCTGTTCGAGTCCGCCGGCTTCCCGGTCGAGAACTACCCCTACTACGACGCCGCCACCCGCGGTGTGAACTTCGCCGCGATGAATGCCAAGCTCGACAGCCTGCAGCCCGGCTCGATCATCGTGCTGCACGCCTGCTGCCACAACCCCACCGGCGCCGACCTGTCCGACGCGCAGTGGGACGAAGTCGTCGCCGTGTGCCGCAGCCGCGGCCTGATCCCCTTCCTCGACATGGCCTACCAGGGCTTCGCCGATGGCATCGCCGCCGATGCCGTCGCGGTGCGTGCCTTCTCCGCCAGCGGCCTGCAGTTCTTCGTTTCGAGCTCGTTCTCTAAGAGCTTCTCGCTCTACGGCGAGCGCGTCGGCGCGCTGTCGATCGTCACCGCCAGCAAGGAAGAAGCCGGCCGCGTGCTGTCGCAGGTCAAGCGCGTGGTCCGCACCAACTATTCCAACCCGCCCACCCACGGCGGCGCCGTCGTCGCCGCGGTGCTGAACTCGCCCGAACTGCGCCAGATGTGGGAAGACGAACTGGCCGGCATGCGCGAGCGCATCCGCGCGATGCGCACCGGCCTCGTCGAACAGCTGAAGGCCGAAGGCGTGGCGCAGGACTTCTCCTTCGTCGTCAAGCAGCGCGGGATGTTCTCCTACACCGGACTGACCGCCGCCCAGGTCGAGAAGCTGAAGGCCGACTTCGGCATCTATGCCGTGTCCACCGGCCGCATCTGCCTCGCCGCACTGAACTCGAAGAACATCGGCTACGTGGCGAAGGCGATCGCCCAGGTGGTGAAGAGCTGA
- the uvrB gene encoding excinuclease ABC subunit UvrB encodes MTRRGKNVGEGAAGGNPGAAEGAVVLGFEGSPFRLHQPFAPAGDQPEAIRLLCEGVEDGLLFQTLLGVTGSGKTYTMANVIARMGRPALVLAPNKTLAAQLYAEFKEFLPENAVEYFVSYYDYYQPEAYVPSRDLFIEKDSSINEHIEQMRLSATKSLMERRDVVIVATVSCIYGIGDPVDYHAMILHLREGERMAHRDLIQRLVAMQYTRADIDFRRGTFRVRGDVIDVFPAENAELAVRIEMFDDEIEHLTLFDPLTGHLKHKLARFTVYPSSHYVTPRATVLQAIEAIKAELAERVAFFQREGKLVEAQRIEQRTRFDLEMLNEMGFCKGIENYSRHLSGRGPGEPPPTLIDYLPPDALLFVDESHVAIGQVGGMYKGDRSRKENLVGYGFRLPSALDNRPLKFDEFERLMPQTIFVSATPAAYEAEHQGQVVEQVVRPTGLIDPMVEVRPALTQVDDLLGEIKKRLTVNERVLVTVLTKRMAEDLTDYLADNGIRVRYLHSDIDTVERVEIIRDLRLGEFDVLVGINLLREGIDIPEVSLVAILDADKEGFLRSARSLIQTIGRAARHIHGTAILYADRVTDSMKAAIGETERRRQKQIAFNEANGIVPKTVTKRIKDIIDGVYEADGARRDAARVAEKGSDYAAMDEKALARAIKRLEKEMQEHARNLEFEKAAAARDELFRLRQRAFGADQHGSV; translated from the coding sequence ATGACGCGTCGAGGCAAGAACGTGGGAGAGGGGGCGGCGGGAGGAAACCCGGGCGCAGCGGAAGGGGCGGTGGTGCTGGGCTTCGAAGGCAGCCCCTTCCGCCTGCACCAGCCCTTTGCGCCCGCCGGCGACCAGCCCGAGGCGATCCGCCTGCTGTGCGAGGGCGTCGAGGACGGCCTGCTGTTCCAGACGCTCCTCGGCGTCACCGGCTCGGGCAAGACCTACACCATGGCCAACGTCATCGCCCGCATGGGGCGGCCGGCGCTGGTGCTGGCACCGAACAAGACGCTGGCGGCGCAGCTCTACGCCGAGTTCAAGGAGTTCCTGCCCGAGAACGCGGTCGAGTACTTCGTCAGCTACTACGACTACTACCAGCCCGAGGCCTACGTGCCCTCGCGCGACCTCTTCATCGAGAAGGACTCGTCGATCAACGAGCACATCGAACAGATGCGGCTGTCGGCGACGAAGAGTCTGATGGAGCGCCGCGACGTGGTGATCGTCGCCACCGTGTCGTGCATCTACGGCATCGGCGACCCGGTCGATTACCACGCCATGATCCTGCACCTGCGCGAGGGAGAGCGCATGGCGCACCGCGACCTCATCCAGCGCCTGGTGGCGATGCAATACACCCGCGCCGACATCGACTTCCGCCGTGGCACCTTCCGCGTGCGCGGCGACGTCATCGACGTCTTTCCGGCGGAAAACGCCGAGCTCGCCGTGCGCATCGAGATGTTCGACGACGAGATCGAGCATCTGACCCTGTTCGACCCGCTCACCGGCCACCTCAAGCACAAGCTGGCGCGCTTCACCGTTTATCCGTCGAGCCACTACGTGACTCCGCGCGCGACCGTGCTGCAGGCGATCGAGGCGATCAAGGCGGAGTTGGCCGAGCGTGTCGCCTTCTTCCAGCGCGAGGGCAAGCTGGTGGAGGCGCAGCGCATCGAGCAGCGCACCCGCTTCGACCTCGAGATGCTGAACGAGATGGGCTTCTGCAAGGGCATCGAGAACTACTCGCGCCACCTGTCTGGCCGTGGTCCGGGCGAACCGCCGCCGACGCTGATCGACTACCTGCCGCCGGATGCGCTGCTGTTCGTCGATGAGTCGCACGTTGCCATCGGCCAGGTCGGCGGTATGTACAAGGGTGACCGCTCGCGCAAGGAGAACCTGGTCGGCTACGGCTTCCGCCTGCCTTCGGCGCTGGACAACCGGCCGCTCAAGTTCGACGAGTTCGAGCGCCTGATGCCGCAGACCATCTTCGTCTCTGCCACGCCGGCGGCCTACGAGGCGGAGCACCAGGGCCAGGTGGTGGAGCAGGTGGTGCGCCCGACCGGCCTCATCGATCCGATGGTGGAGGTGCGCCCGGCGCTGACCCAGGTGGACGACCTGCTCGGCGAGATCAAGAAGCGCCTCACGGTCAACGAGCGCGTGCTGGTCACGGTGCTGACCAAGCGCATGGCCGAGGACCTCACCGACTATCTCGCCGACAACGGCATCCGCGTGCGCTACCTGCATTCGGACATCGACACCGTGGAGCGGGTGGAGATCATCCGCGACCTGCGCCTGGGCGAGTTCGACGTGCTGGTGGGGATCAACCTGCTGCGCGAAGGCATCGATATCCCCGAAGTGTCGCTGGTGGCGATCCTGGATGCCGACAAGGAAGGCTTCCTGCGTTCCGCGCGCTCGCTGATCCAGACCATCGGTCGCGCCGCGCGCCACATCCACGGCACCGCCATCCTCTACGCTGACCGCGTCACCGATTCGATGAAGGCGGCGATCGGCGAGACCGAGCGCCGGCGCCAGAAGCAGATCGCCTTCAACGAGGCCAACGGTATCGTTCCGAAGACGGTCACCAAGCGGATCAAGGACATCATCGACGGAGTTTATGAAGCCGATGGTGCCAGGCGTGATGCCGCGCGTGTGGCTGAGAAGGGCAGCGACTACGCGGCGATGGACGAAAAGGCGCTGGCACGCGCGATCAAGCGGCTGGAGAAGGAGATGCAGGAGCACGCGCGCAACCTCGAATTCGAGAAGGCGGCCGCCGCGCGCGATGAACTGTTCAGGCTGCGTCAGCGCGCGTTCGGCGCTGACCAGCATGGCAGCGTCTGA